The Candidatus Hydrogenedens sp. genome has a window encoding:
- a CDS encoding Re/Si-specific NAD(P)(+) transhydrogenase subunit alpha encodes MIFIPKEVYPKETRVPIVPDTVKKLVKLGAEVCIEHDMGWSCGYSDAQYTEVGAKVIAREDGLKNADIVLRLRKPPIEEIKLMKKGSLHISYLEPFFDFAIQDEFIRNEVNAISMEMIPRTTLAQKMDALSSQANLAGYVAVIVAAHRLPMVFPMMMTPAGTLKPIRIFIIGCGVAGLQAIATAKRLGARVEAFDTRPVVEEQVLSLGAKFVKIDVGPTGQTKDGYALELTEEQKQKQREGMKKVIAQSDVVITTAQVFGKKAPLLVTNDMIKAMRPGSVIVDLAAETGGNVEGSKPGEEVIIDNVIVIGAENFPGRVAVHASQMYSANLGNLVEHFWNKETKSFNYKLEDEILNGCLIIHEGKLRNELIQKARSSQ; translated from the coding sequence ATGATTTTCATTCCAAAGGAAGTTTACCCCAAAGAGACTCGAGTACCAATTGTTCCTGATACTGTAAAAAAATTAGTTAAGTTAGGGGCAGAGGTATGTATTGAGCACGATATGGGGTGGAGTTGCGGTTATTCAGATGCACAGTACACTGAAGTAGGTGCAAAAGTCATAGCACGCGAAGATGGATTAAAAAATGCAGATATTGTTCTTCGATTACGGAAACCTCCTATTGAAGAAATTAAATTAATGAAAAAAGGTTCTTTACATATTAGTTATTTGGAACCCTTCTTTGATTTTGCAATTCAAGATGAATTTATTAGGAATGAAGTAAATGCAATATCTATGGAAATGATTCCGAGAACCACATTAGCACAAAAAATGGATGCACTGAGTTCGCAGGCGAATTTAGCGGGATATGTTGCAGTTATCGTTGCTGCACATAGATTACCTATGGTATTTCCGATGATGATGACACCAGCGGGAACCTTAAAACCCATTCGTATTTTTATTATTGGGTGTGGTGTTGCTGGTTTGCAGGCAATAGCCACCGCAAAACGATTAGGTGCCCGAGTGGAAGCCTTCGACACAAGACCTGTGGTTGAAGAACAAGTATTATCATTAGGAGCGAAGTTTGTAAAAATCGATGTAGGACCCACAGGTCAGACTAAAGATGGTTATGCCTTGGAACTTACAGAGGAACAAAAGCAAAAACAGCGGGAAGGAATGAAAAAAGTTATAGCCCAGTCTGATGTAGTAATAACTACTGCTCAGGTCTTCGGTAAAAAAGCACCATTACTCGTTACAAACGATATGATAAAAGCAATGCGACCCGGTAGTGTTATTGTTGACCTTGCCGCAGAAACGGGAGGAAATGTCGAAGGTTCAAAACCCGGCGAAGAAGTAATAATAGACAATGTTATTGTGATTGGAGCAGAGAATTTCCCGGGAAGGGTAGCAGTTCATGCAAGTCAAATGTATTCTGCTAATTTAGGAAATTTAGTGGAACACTTCTGGAATAAAGAAACAAAATCGTTTAATTACAAATTAGAAGATGAAATATTAAATGGTTGTCTAATTATTCATGAAGGCAAATTAAGAAATGAATTAATACAAAAGGCAAGGAGTTCACAATGA
- a CDS encoding NAD(P) transhydrogenase subunit alpha has protein sequence MTLLLFTFLIAVFLGVEILTKVPSQLHTPLMSGSNAISGITVVGACLAAGQGRDSVLLIGIGIIAMICAMINVAGGYLVTDRMLRMFKGKERK, from the coding sequence ATGACATTACTTTTATTTACGTTCTTAATTGCGGTATTTCTTGGTGTGGAAATATTGACTAAAGTTCCATCCCAACTTCATACGCCCCTTATGTCCGGGTCAAATGCCATTTCGGGAATTACAGTCGTAGGTGCCTGTTTGGCAGCGGGACAGGGGAGAGATTCAGTGTTATTAATAGGTATCGGTATTATCGCAATGATTTGTGCAATGATAAATGTAGCAGGTGGTTATCTTGTAACAGACAGAATGTTAAGAATGTTCAAAGGGAAGGAAAGGAAGTAG